A single Phytohabitans houttuyneae DNA region contains:
- a CDS encoding thioesterase II family protein, whose product MPAGQATDHSPSTMDSALWIRRYHPSPDSRVRLVCFPHAGGSASFYFPVSAALTPGVEVHAVQYPGRQDRRAEQPVESISALADAVTEVVRPLTDRPLAFFGHSLGAILGYEVALRLEAAGAPPLVRFFASGRRAPSRYRPETVSDRDDQAILAELRLLSGTNGDVLGDPELVQMILPAVRSDFLAIERYRHTSGQRLSCPVVSLIGDVDPRVDEDEARAWAAHTTGGYRLRIFPGGHFYLVDQAASVIQEVSTELSAALKSS is encoded by the coding sequence ATGCCGGCCGGCCAGGCAACCGACCATTCACCGTCCACAATGGACTCGGCATTGTGGATCCGGCGCTACCACCCCTCGCCGGACAGCCGGGTCCGGCTGGTGTGCTTTCCACACGCCGGCGGATCGGCCAGCTTCTACTTTCCGGTCTCCGCGGCCCTCACGCCGGGCGTCGAGGTGCACGCCGTGCAGTACCCGGGCCGCCAGGACCGCCGTGCCGAGCAGCCCGTCGAGAGCATCTCCGCGCTGGCTGACGCCGTCACCGAGGTGGTGCGCCCGCTGACCGACCGCCCGCTGGCGTTCTTCGGCCACAGCCTCGGCGCGATCCTCGGCTACGAGGTGGCGCTGCGCCTGGAGGCGGCCGGCGCACCGCCGCTGGTCCGGTTCTTCGCCTCGGGCCGCCGGGCGCCCTCGAGGTACCGGCCCGAGACCGTCAGCGATCGCGACGACCAGGCGATCCTCGCCGAGCTGCGCCTGCTGTCCGGCACCAACGGCGACGTCCTCGGCGACCCGGAGCTGGTCCAGATGATCCTGCCGGCGGTGCGCAGCGACTTCCTCGCCATCGAGCGCTACCGGCACACGTCCGGGCAGCGCCTCAGCTGCCCCGTGGTGTCGCTGATCGGCGACGTGGACCCTCGGGTCGACGAGGACGAGGCGCGCGCCTGGGCCGCGCACACGACCGGCGGCTACCGGCTGCGGATCTTTCCGGGTGGACACTTCTATCTGGTCGACCAGGCGGCGTCGGTCATCCAGGAGGTGTCCACCGAGCTGTCCGCCGCACTCAAGTCCTCATAG
- a CDS encoding DUF5988 family protein, producing MIDTPDAMSNGDDRVIIQVVLEGGPATLPSELRTHRVASVDDKVKVPHQGGYEHFEYEGAAGDRTVYRWTGRTRVAE from the coding sequence ATGATTGACACTCCTGACGCGATGTCCAATGGCGACGATCGCGTGATCATCCAAGTCGTGCTTGAGGGCGGCCCGGCGACACTGCCGTCCGAGCTGCGCACCCATCGTGTCGCCAGCGTCGACGACAAGGTCAAGGTGCCGCACCAGGGTGGCTACGAGCACTTCGAGTACGAAGGGGCCGCCGGTGACCGGACGGTCTACCGCTGGACCGGGCGCACCCGCGTCGCCGAGTAG
- a CDS encoding helix-turn-helix transcriptional regulator: MAFVERGTQSQVLSGLLDGCLDGTGAVVLTTGSVGSGKTQLLRRFAAAATDRGMSLLTATASRTERTLPLGVMQQLFACADLTPTQRERIDQLLSDGAMSAMLHDHDSETTQRVTAKVLQGMAGVLLDLAERTPLLIGVDDLHFVDLASLHCLLYLINRTARAPVMMVFNEAVWVRQPWPVIRADLLSQPQCHRIRLRPLTLPGVTSVLCERLGVRDARAIAPAYHDISGGSPLLLGALIEDGRATGRSLPGPVAGDAFAQAVTTCLYRGDATVLRLARVLATLAEPASPAALTDLLDVDAAAATRAIDTATEWGLLRDGWFRHGRARAAVLDAMAPEQRSVLHARAAHQLYKSGAPAPAVARHEVAARHVGPAWSAPVLREAADHALEHDDTSHALECLRLAQRASTTEAEQVTTKAALTRVQWRLDTRTASRNLDELVAAAHAGTLAGNRAVELTDYLLWHGRAADAVELLDHLTKTAPATDLDTATALYSARSRLAYTFPAFADRVPGGLLPPLLPAFGATTRSVSVRAAGLVGRLLADGLTDEVLADAEEVLQQSRLDDTTFATIMPALEMLVFGDRLEAAARWCAPMLEEADRRRVPTWCAQLSAVHAMICYRRGDPAGADRHARAALSYSSTRGLGVRVGLPLSILLLTDQEHDALHWPLPEAVFQTPYGLQYVRARGRYHLARENYRSAIAEFEACRDLMIPWRLDLPGVVPWRTDLAEAYLGLGQAKIARQLAQDQLAMLADSQWRTRGLSLRVLAAGAEPAERAAILEEAAEELRSGGDPVELARAVTALDEARRAVGGTAEAQRKPLVAALRRSEHRPQPLKAERRAGAEQGPAQLSTAEQRVAALAVQGHTNLQIARKLHVTVSTVEQHLTNVFRKLHVRRRTDLTVSLLRDQ; encoded by the coding sequence GTGGCATTTGTCGAACGGGGGACGCAGTCGCAAGTCCTGAGCGGGCTGCTCGACGGCTGCCTCGACGGCACGGGTGCCGTGGTGTTGACGACGGGCTCGGTAGGTTCGGGTAAGACCCAGCTGCTACGCCGCTTCGCGGCGGCGGCGACAGATCGCGGGATGAGCCTGCTCACCGCGACCGCCTCACGCACCGAGCGCACGCTGCCACTCGGCGTCATGCAGCAACTTTTCGCCTGCGCCGACCTGACGCCGACGCAGCGCGAGCGGATAGACCAGCTGCTGTCCGACGGCGCAATGAGCGCGATGCTGCACGACCACGACTCCGAGACGACGCAGCGGGTCACCGCGAAGGTCCTTCAGGGCATGGCGGGCGTTCTGCTGGACCTCGCCGAGCGGACACCGTTGCTGATCGGCGTCGACGACCTGCACTTCGTCGACCTGGCATCCCTGCACTGCCTGCTCTACCTGATCAACCGCACCGCCCGGGCCCCGGTGATGATGGTCTTCAACGAGGCTGTCTGGGTCCGCCAGCCGTGGCCGGTCATCCGCGCCGACCTGCTCAGCCAGCCACAATGTCACCGCATCCGGCTCCGCCCGCTGACGCTGCCCGGCGTGACCTCCGTGCTGTGCGAGAGGCTCGGCGTGCGCGACGCCCGCGCCATCGCCCCGGCCTACCACGACATCAGCGGCGGCAGCCCGCTGCTGCTTGGCGCCCTGATCGAGGACGGCCGAGCCACCGGGCGGTCACTGCCCGGACCCGTCGCCGGAGACGCCTTCGCTCAGGCCGTCACGACCTGCCTCTACCGCGGCGACGCCACCGTGCTGCGGCTGGCCCGGGTGCTGGCGACCCTGGCCGAGCCGGCCTCCCCCGCGGCGCTCACCGATCTGCTGGACGTGGACGCGGCGGCGGCGACCCGCGCCATCGACACAGCCACCGAGTGGGGTCTGCTGAGGGACGGCTGGTTCCGGCACGGCCGTGCACGGGCGGCCGTGCTCGACGCCATGGCGCCCGAGCAGCGCTCGGTGCTGCACGCGCGCGCCGCCCACCAGCTGTACAAGAGCGGCGCACCGGCCCCCGCCGTGGCCCGGCATGAGGTCGCCGCCCGCCATGTGGGACCGGCCTGGTCCGCGCCCGTGCTACGCGAGGCGGCCGACCACGCGCTGGAGCACGACGACACCAGCCACGCGCTGGAGTGCCTGCGGCTGGCCCAGCGCGCCAGTACCACCGAAGCGGAGCAGGTGACCACGAAGGCGGCGCTGACGCGGGTGCAGTGGCGGTTGGACACACGGACAGCCAGCCGCAACCTCGACGAGCTGGTCGCCGCCGCCCACGCCGGCACGCTGGCCGGCAACCGGGCCGTCGAGCTGACCGACTACCTGCTCTGGCACGGGCGGGCGGCAGACGCGGTCGAGCTGCTGGACCACCTCACCAAGACCGCCCCGGCCACCGACCTCGACACCGCCACCGCGCTGTACAGCGCGCGCTCGCGGCTCGCATACACCTTTCCCGCGTTCGCCGACCGGGTGCCCGGTGGCCTCCTGCCGCCGCTACTGCCGGCCTTCGGCGCCACCACCCGGAGCGTGTCGGTGCGGGCGGCCGGGCTGGTCGGCCGGCTCCTGGCCGACGGGCTCACCGACGAGGTCCTCGCCGACGCCGAGGAGGTGCTGCAGCAGTCCCGGCTCGACGACACCACCTTCGCGACGATCATGCCGGCGCTGGAGATGCTGGTCTTCGGCGACCGGCTCGAGGCCGCCGCACGATGGTGCGCGCCGATGCTGGAAGAGGCGGACAGGCGCCGGGTGCCGACCTGGTGCGCGCAGCTGTCGGCGGTACACGCGATGATCTGCTATCGGCGCGGCGACCCCGCCGGCGCCGATCGCCACGCACGGGCCGCCCTCTCCTACTCCTCCACCCGCGGCCTGGGCGTCCGCGTGGGCCTGCCGCTGTCGATCCTGCTGCTCACCGACCAGGAGCACGACGCGCTGCACTGGCCATTGCCGGAAGCGGTGTTCCAGACCCCCTACGGGCTTCAGTACGTGCGTGCGCGCGGCCGCTACCACCTCGCCCGGGAAAACTACAGGTCCGCCATCGCCGAGTTCGAGGCGTGCAGAGACCTGATGATCCCCTGGCGGCTGGACCTGCCGGGCGTCGTGCCGTGGCGCACGGACCTGGCCGAGGCGTACCTGGGGCTCGGGCAGGCGAAGATCGCCCGGCAGCTGGCCCAGGATCAGCTGGCCATGCTCGCCGACAGCCAGTGGCGCACCCGCGGGCTGTCGCTGCGGGTCCTCGCCGCGGGCGCCGAGCCCGCCGAGCGGGCGGCCATCCTGGAAGAGGCCGCCGAGGAGCTGCGGTCCGGTGGCGACCCGGTGGAGCTGGCCCGCGCCGTCACCGCCCTCGACGAGGCGCGGCGCGCGGTCGGCGGCACCGCCGAGGCGCAACGCAAGCCGCTCGTGGCCGCCCTGCGCCGCTCCGAGCACCGGCCGCAGCCGCTCAAGGCGGAGCGCCGAGCAGGTGCCGAGCAGGGCCCCGCGCAGCTGAGCACCGCCGAACAGCGGGTGGCGGCGCTGGCCGTGCAGGGGCACACCAACCTTCAGATCGCCCGCAAGCTGCACGTCACGGTGAGCACGGTGGAGCAGCACCTGACCAACGTGTTCCGAAAGCTGCACGTGCGCCGGCGCACCGACCTGACGGTCAGCCTGCTGCGTGATCAGTAG
- a CDS encoding (2Fe-2S)-binding protein: MLCDDRSVRTVRGGDVVGGYRLHVNGRRQVVDVPGDTPLLWALRDELGLTGPKYGCGVGACGACVSLVDGAAARPCVRTVADSAQARITTIEGIHDHPVQQAWLELDVAQCGYCQPGQIMTAVALLARIPDPTDAQIVEALRDNVCRCGTYPRILAAVRRAAEIARGDR, from the coding sequence ATGTTGTGTGATGATCGATCCGTTCGGACGGTGCGGGGAGGGGATGTGGTGGGCGGTTACCGGTTGCACGTCAACGGTCGGCGTCAGGTGGTCGATGTCCCCGGCGACACCCCGCTGCTGTGGGCGTTGCGGGACGAGCTCGGGCTGACCGGACCGAAGTACGGCTGTGGCGTCGGTGCCTGCGGCGCGTGCGTCTCGCTCGTCGACGGCGCCGCCGCGCGGCCGTGCGTCCGGACGGTCGCCGACTCCGCGCAGGCCCGGATCACCACCATCGAGGGGATCCACGACCATCCGGTGCAGCAGGCCTGGCTGGAACTCGACGTCGCGCAGTGCGGCTACTGCCAGCCCGGCCAGATCATGACGGCCGTGGCCCTGCTCGCCCGCATCCCGGATCCGACCGACGCGCAGATCGTAGAGGCGTTGCGGGACAACGTCTGCCGGTGTGGGACGTACCCGCGCATCCTGGCGGCCGTCCGCCGGGCGGCCGAGATCGCCCGGGGTGACCGGTGA
- a CDS encoding molybdopterin cofactor-binding domain-containing protein, which produces MITRRSFLTAGALVVAVPVATAARPASAAPGAELPDLAPTVFVRVDRHGRVVATVPKPDTGQGVRTMAAVLVAEELAVEVADVTLEQALGDTARYGSQSVGNSMSSRHLTQPLRTAAATARCLLVAAAAARWQVPVAECVARRGRVEHPGRRPLHYRELVGEAAAIDPATVPVVLTPPDQWRLIGSTRAGRADARAIVTGRARYGVESAPPGGLIAVVARPSWIGAQVDTVDDAAARAVAGVVAVIRLTPPGDGQGGVAVVATSTAAALRGRDALRVTWTGGNPAADSRAWLADLETALPPLVGTPDMLRVFRMPLLAHAPMEPMNATAHVTASEVRVWAPVQNPGGLRTQLAAQLGRPEAEVTVTPTLAGGAFGRRIEVDPVQEAVACSRTVGQSVTVRWTRDDDTRHDSYRPMSVHRLGATLGPDGVPTSRVHQVATWPLTVSPPFSSPAVVRASGNHFPYAVPGEVSVTLRPAPLRTGFWRSVYAGQFAYAEECFLGEIARRGGHDQVDLRRRLLPAASRLHAVLDAAALRAPAPEAGQSRGVACHLEYDSAIAVIVTADPAARKVLRVTAAVDVGVPIHPSGVVAQVEGTVVDALSTVLGAQITVRDGAVVESSFRDYAWARITDCPDIDVVTVQSDAPIGGLGELAYPPAAAAIAMALAGNGEPVTGMPYGVEVG; this is translated from the coding sequence GTGATCACCCGGCGGTCCTTCCTGACGGCGGGCGCGCTGGTGGTGGCCGTGCCGGTGGCAACGGCGGCGCGCCCCGCGAGTGCCGCACCCGGCGCCGAGCTGCCGGACCTGGCACCGACGGTGTTCGTCCGCGTCGACCGCCACGGCCGGGTGGTGGCGACGGTTCCGAAGCCGGACACCGGTCAGGGCGTGCGGACCATGGCCGCGGTACTGGTCGCCGAGGAGTTGGCCGTCGAGGTCGCCGACGTGACGCTGGAGCAGGCACTCGGCGACACCGCGCGGTACGGCTCCCAGTCGGTCGGCAACTCCATGTCGAGCCGCCACCTCACCCAGCCCTTGCGCACCGCCGCCGCCACCGCGCGGTGCCTGCTCGTGGCGGCAGCGGCCGCGCGGTGGCAGGTGCCCGTCGCGGAGTGTGTCGCGCGGCGCGGACGGGTCGAGCATCCGGGCCGGCGGCCGCTGCACTACCGCGAACTGGTCGGTGAGGCAGCCGCGATCGATCCCGCCACCGTGCCGGTCGTCCTCACGCCGCCCGACCAGTGGCGGCTGATCGGCAGTACCCGCGCCGGAAGGGCCGACGCGCGCGCCATCGTCACCGGCCGCGCCCGCTACGGTGTGGAGTCCGCGCCTCCTGGCGGTCTGATCGCCGTCGTCGCGCGGCCGTCGTGGATCGGAGCGCAGGTCGACACGGTCGACGATGCCGCCGCGCGGGCCGTGGCCGGCGTGGTCGCGGTCATCCGGCTCACCCCGCCGGGAGACGGGCAGGGCGGGGTCGCGGTCGTCGCGACCTCCACCGCCGCGGCGCTGCGCGGCCGGGACGCGCTGCGCGTCACCTGGACCGGCGGAAACCCGGCGGCCGACAGCCGCGCCTGGTTGGCGGACCTGGAGACGGCGCTGCCGCCCCTCGTGGGGACCCCGGACATGCTGCGCGTGTTCCGCATGCCGCTGCTCGCACACGCGCCGATGGAGCCGATGAACGCCACGGCCCACGTCACCGCGTCCGAGGTGCGGGTGTGGGCGCCGGTGCAGAACCCAGGCGGGCTGCGCACCCAACTGGCCGCGCAGCTCGGTCGGCCCGAGGCCGAGGTGACGGTGACACCGACGCTGGCCGGCGGCGCGTTCGGCCGGCGCATCGAAGTCGACCCGGTGCAGGAGGCGGTGGCCTGCTCGCGGACCGTCGGCCAGTCCGTCACCGTGCGGTGGACGCGTGACGACGACACCCGGCACGACTCGTACCGGCCGATGTCGGTGCACCGGCTCGGCGCGACACTCGGCCCGGACGGCGTGCCCACCAGCCGCGTCCACCAGGTGGCGACCTGGCCGTTGACCGTATCGCCGCCGTTCAGCAGCCCGGCGGTGGTCAGAGCCAGCGGCAACCACTTCCCGTACGCGGTGCCCGGCGAGGTGTCGGTGACGCTGCGACCCGCCCCGCTGCGCACCGGCTTCTGGCGCTCGGTCTACGCCGGTCAGTTCGCCTACGCCGAGGAGTGCTTCCTCGGGGAGATCGCCCGGCGCGGCGGACACGACCAGGTGGACCTCCGGCGCCGCCTGCTGCCGGCAGCCTCCCGCCTGCACGCGGTGCTCGACGCCGCGGCCCTTCGCGCTCCCGCGCCGGAAGCCGGGCAGAGCCGGGGCGTGGCATGCCATCTCGAGTACGACTCGGCCATCGCGGTGATCGTCACCGCCGACCCGGCGGCGAGAAAGGTACTGCGGGTCACGGCGGCCGTCGACGTCGGCGTCCCGATCCATCCCTCCGGCGTCGTGGCCCAGGTCGAGGGCACGGTGGTCGACGCACTGTCCACTGTGCTCGGTGCACAGATCACCGTGCGCGACGGCGCGGTCGTCGAGTCGTCGTTCCGGGACTACGCGTGGGCGCGCATCACCGATTGTCCCGACATCGACGTGGTCACCGTACAGTCGGACGCGCCCATCGGCGGGCTCGGCGAGCTCGCGTACCCACCGGCCGCGGCGGCGATCGCGATGGCGCTCGCAGGCAACGGCGAGCCGGTCACCGGAATGCCGTACGGCGTCGAGGTCGGCTGA
- a CDS encoding GntR family transcriptional regulator — protein MGLTLSEARRRRADGARQVADVLRHQVLGGAFATGHLPKEDQLCREFGVSRNTVREALALLVGEGLVERVPGIGTTVVTGKYPHGLHRLMGLAETLHEHGEISNEVRTVALIRAPSAVARRLRLAPEEPVVYVERVRHLDGLPLSLDLTYLPRDIGEPLMDADLARRDIFVLIEQTAGQPLGRADISVEAVNADRHTAALLDTVDRAALLMVERLTHLADGRPVDLEWVRFRGDRVTMRGELRRDSDTA, from the coding sequence ATGGGCCTGACGCTGAGCGAGGCGCGCCGGCGCCGTGCCGACGGCGCCCGCCAGGTCGCGGACGTGCTGCGCCACCAGGTGCTCGGCGGCGCGTTCGCGACCGGGCACCTGCCCAAGGAGGATCAGTTGTGCCGGGAGTTCGGCGTCTCGCGCAACACGGTCCGCGAGGCGCTCGCCCTCCTGGTCGGTGAGGGGCTTGTCGAGCGGGTGCCGGGGATCGGCACGACCGTCGTCACCGGGAAGTACCCGCACGGGCTGCACCGCTTGATGGGGCTGGCCGAGACGCTGCACGAGCATGGTGAGATCAGCAACGAGGTGCGGACGGTGGCGCTGATCCGGGCGCCGTCGGCCGTCGCGCGGCGGCTACGGCTCGCGCCCGAGGAGCCGGTCGTCTACGTCGAGCGGGTCCGGCACCTCGACGGGCTGCCGCTCTCACTCGACCTGACCTACCTGCCGCGGGACATCGGCGAGCCGCTCATGGACGCGGACCTCGCCCGCCGCGACATTTTCGTCCTCATCGAACAGACGGCCGGTCAGCCGCTCGGACGGGCCGACATCTCCGTGGAGGCGGTCAACGCGGACCGGCACACGGCCGCGCTTCTGGACACAGTGGACCGTGCCGCGCTGCTCATGGTGGAACGCCTCACCCACCTCGCCGACGGCCGCCCCGTCGACCTGGAGTGGGTCCGCTTCCGCGGCGACCGGGTCACCATGCGCGGCGAACTGCGCCGCGACTCCGATACGGCCTGA
- a CDS encoding 4Fe-4S dicluster domain-containing protein, with the protein MALVNQRLDVPVTIDESLCVDGCTLCVDVCPLDSLAIDPQTNKAYMHVDECWYCGPCAARCPTGAVTVNMPYLLR; encoded by the coding sequence ATGGCATTGGTGAACCAGCGACTCGACGTGCCTGTGACCATCGACGAGAGCCTCTGCGTCGACGGCTGCACCCTCTGCGTGGACGTCTGCCCGCTCGACTCGCTCGCCATCGACCCGCAGACCAACAAGGCCTACATGCACGTCGACGAGTGCTGGTACTGCGGACCCTGCGCCGCCCGCTGCCCGACCGGCGCCGTGACCGTCAACATGCCCTACCTGCTGAGGTGA
- a CDS encoding ABC transporter substrate-binding protein — protein MHRVRAFASLTAVLLVVPAGCSVAGATADGAAEQVVVGYQSKTINTVTAGTLLRAQGYFEKRLEDLGRETGKRYAVTWQDYDTGAPITAQMMAGKIDIGSMGDYPLLINAARGQQNAQTHTKLVAVTGYNVRGALNSVVVAPGSPVRSLADLKGRTVSTSVGSAGHGLLVQAARKAGVDPERDFKTENQQPQVGASALESGAVAALSQFVAWPGLLVHRGQARLLYDGGALGVPTLHGTVVRERFATDHGDVVRAFLRAQLDATKYLHEQPLAAARIVAEATGLPPEVVYLYNGANGVATFDLTLKPVLRAALEQDIPFLTSIGVLQKVDLAAFVDDSHLRAVYGADLDRDTASTVNPAAITGTDKACGRPVTDPALASEVWPAGGEATQPAATPTCALRAVRALGAAPRAVYVPDATTGTRWFADKSVWVRDPKAPEGERLKPFAAPSTAASYVDSHPGAAVVPYDEAVRSA, from the coding sequence ATGCATCGCGTGCGCGCCTTCGCGAGCCTGACCGCCGTACTCCTGGTCGTCCCGGCCGGCTGCTCGGTCGCGGGCGCCACCGCCGACGGCGCGGCCGAACAGGTCGTCGTCGGATACCAGTCGAAGACCATCAACACCGTCACCGCCGGCACGCTCCTGCGCGCGCAGGGATACTTCGAGAAGCGGCTGGAGGACCTGGGCCGCGAGACCGGCAAGCGGTACGCCGTCACGTGGCAGGACTACGACACCGGCGCGCCCATCACCGCGCAGATGATGGCCGGGAAGATAGACATCGGCTCGATGGGCGACTACCCCTTGCTCATCAACGCCGCCCGCGGCCAGCAGAACGCGCAGACGCACACCAAGCTCGTGGCCGTCACCGGCTACAACGTGCGGGGCGCGCTCAACAGCGTCGTCGTGGCGCCCGGCTCGCCGGTCCGCTCGCTGGCCGACCTGAAGGGACGCACGGTCTCCACCAGCGTCGGATCGGCCGGGCACGGCCTGCTGGTGCAGGCCGCCCGCAAGGCCGGCGTCGACCCCGAGCGCGACTTCAAGACGGAAAACCAGCAGCCCCAGGTCGGCGCCTCGGCCCTGGAGTCGGGGGCGGTGGCGGCGCTGTCCCAGTTCGTGGCGTGGCCCGGCCTGCTCGTCCACCGTGGACAAGCCAGGCTGCTCTACGACGGCGGCGCGCTGGGCGTGCCGACGCTGCACGGTACGGTCGTCCGCGAGCGGTTCGCGACCGACCACGGCGACGTGGTGCGCGCGTTCCTGCGGGCCCAGCTCGACGCCACGAAGTACCTGCACGAGCAGCCGCTGGCCGCCGCGCGGATCGTCGCCGAGGCCACCGGCCTGCCGCCCGAGGTCGTCTACCTCTACAACGGAGCGAACGGTGTCGCCACCTTCGACCTGACCCTCAAGCCGGTGCTGCGCGCGGCGCTGGAGCAGGACATCCCGTTCCTCACGTCGATCGGCGTCCTCCAGAAGGTCGACCTGGCCGCCTTTGTCGACGACAGCCACCTGCGCGCCGTCTACGGCGCCGACCTCGACCGAGATACGGCCAGCACGGTCAACCCCGCCGCCATCACCGGTACCGACAAGGCGTGCGGCCGCCCCGTGACCGACCCGGCGCTGGCCAGCGAGGTCTGGCCGGCCGGCGGCGAGGCGACCCAGCCGGCGGCCACCCCCACCTGCGCCCTGCGGGCGGTGCGGGCCCTCGGCGCCGCCCCGCGCGCGGTGTACGTGCCGGACGCCACCACCGGCACCCGCTGGTTCGCGGACAAGTCGGTGTGGGTGCGCGACCCGAAGGCGCCGGAGGGGGAGCGGCTCAAGCCCTTCGCCGCGCCCTCGACCGCCGCGTCCTACGTGGACTCCCACCCGGGCGCCGCGGTCGTACCGTACGACGAGGCGGTGCGGTCGGCATGA